Proteins co-encoded in one Leucobacter exalbidus genomic window:
- a CDS encoding helix-turn-helix transcriptional regulator, which yields MEARSRVPSEQRLFSLVLALVVSSKGATKRDLLRSVFGYADRYEVGGENAALDRQFERDKEQLRALGIQVETRDSPLEPGNNQLTRYRISKDLLQFPADLRFDEQELTLLRLAAIAWSDGSMSEDSRHAVLKLEALGSGLDVRHLGVAPKLGPVEAGATQLQRAIDAGRIVGFEYTNPDRDAPLPRRIAPLALHRAQGRWHLIGWDLERDAGRVFLLARITSAVRIERTPFDETLRNRAPAVIAELTKLADHQRAVLRVRSGSVAEARFTPYAHRAAAAAGVDRDVEVPYLDAHVLAAQLVEYGPDVAVVSPAALSDLVVAALRDIHALHAPQHPDDAEDVR from the coding sequence GTGGAGGCACGTTCGCGGGTGCCCAGCGAGCAGCGGCTATTCAGCCTGGTGCTCGCACTCGTGGTGAGCTCAAAGGGGGCAACGAAGCGTGACCTGTTGCGGTCGGTGTTTGGTTACGCCGACCGCTACGAGGTCGGCGGTGAGAACGCTGCCCTCGATCGTCAGTTTGAACGCGATAAAGAGCAGCTGCGGGCGCTGGGCATTCAGGTCGAGACGCGAGATTCACCGCTCGAACCGGGCAATAACCAGCTCACCCGCTACCGCATTTCAAAGGATCTGCTGCAGTTCCCGGCAGATCTGCGTTTTGATGAGCAAGAGCTCACGCTGCTGCGGCTCGCCGCAATCGCGTGGAGCGACGGCAGCATGAGTGAGGATTCTCGGCACGCGGTGCTCAAACTTGAGGCTCTCGGCTCAGGCCTCGATGTGCGCCATCTTGGTGTGGCCCCCAAACTGGGGCCGGTCGAGGCGGGCGCCACTCAGCTGCAGCGCGCCATCGATGCTGGCCGCATCGTGGGCTTCGAATATACGAACCCCGATCGCGACGCCCCCCTGCCGCGCCGCATTGCGCCGCTCGCGCTGCACCGTGCGCAGGGCCGCTGGCACCTCATCGGCTGGGATCTCGAGCGCGATGCCGGCCGAGTCTTTCTGCTCGCGCGCATCACGAGCGCGGTGCGCATCGAACGCACCCCGTTCGATGAGACGCTGCGCAATCGCGCGCCCGCGGTGATTGCTGAGCTCACGAAGCTTGCTGATCATCAGCGTGCGGTGCTGCGGGTGCGATCCGGATCAGTGGCCGAAGCCCGCTTCACCCCGTACGCCCACCGCGCAGCCGCAGCCGCGGGGGTTGACCGCGATGTCGAGGTGCCGTATCTCGACGCGCACGTGTTGGCGGCCCAGCTCGTGGAATACGGCCCCGATGTTGCCGTGGTCTCGCCTGCTGCATTGAGCGACCTCGTGGTCGCTGCGCTGCGAGACATCCACGCGCTGCACGCCCCGCAGCACCCAGATGATGCGGAGGATGTGCGATGA
- a CDS encoding peptidylprolyl isomerase, whose translation MLRRVIPATAVSALLIAGITGCSAQQAAADCAPIMQPGALSNSIEVAGGFGAAPAVTVPEDITIKTSQRTVVDEASDRTAVAGEKTLVGVNMAFFDVATGQQLYQSPAFGSTQSPEFLMVDEAQANPLSEAVRCLAAGDRAVLALGPNESVQLASQLGGAGTGGVVGVLDVTSVSELSSHGAVKGLPNGFPAVVTNDDGRPGVVLPPRSAPAGTTTAVRIAGDGAEVSSTNNVIVQLLEVSWDGTQRTNTWDTGLMGLGNEEAIAQSGYTYRAALTGQQVGSQVVVVENEEGGTPRVLVIDILGVN comes from the coding sequence ATGCTTCGTCGAGTCATTCCCGCCACAGCAGTTTCAGCACTGCTCATTGCCGGGATCACCGGTTGCAGCGCACAGCAGGCTGCGGCCGACTGCGCGCCGATTATGCAGCCGGGCGCGCTGAGTAACAGCATCGAGGTCGCCGGTGGATTTGGTGCGGCGCCCGCCGTGACCGTCCCCGAAGACATCACGATCAAGACCTCACAGCGCACCGTCGTCGACGAGGCGAGCGACCGCACGGCCGTTGCGGGCGAGAAGACCCTCGTGGGCGTCAACATGGCGTTCTTTGACGTGGCCACCGGCCAGCAGCTGTACCAGAGCCCCGCGTTTGGCAGCACCCAGTCACCTGAGTTCTTGATGGTCGACGAGGCGCAGGCCAACCCGTTGAGCGAGGCCGTGCGCTGCCTCGCCGCGGGCGACCGTGCGGTGCTGGCCTTGGGTCCCAACGAGAGTGTGCAGCTGGCTTCGCAGCTGGGCGGCGCGGGCACCGGCGGTGTCGTGGGCGTGCTTGACGTCACCAGCGTGAGCGAACTTTCTTCACACGGTGCCGTGAAGGGCCTGCCGAACGGGTTCCCAGCCGTCGTCACCAACGATGACGGCCGCCCGGGCGTCGTGCTGCCCCCGCGCAGCGCTCCGGCAGGCACCACGACTGCGGTGCGCATCGCAGGCGACGGCGCTGAAGTGAGCTCTACGAACAACGTCATCGTGCAGCTGCTCGAAGTGAGCTGGGACGGCACGCAGCGCACCAACACCTGGGACACCGGGCTGATGGGCCTCGGCAACGAAGAAGCGATCGCCCAGTCGGGCTACACCTACCGTGCAGCCCTCACTGGCCAGCAGGTGGGATCGCAGGTCGTGGTCGTTGAGAACGAAGAAGGCGGTACGCCCCGCGTGCTCGTCATCGACATTCTCGGCGTGAACTAA
- a CDS encoding helix-turn-helix transcriptional regulator: protein MTKPVHKKSAERVVMLLSMIGFLRERNGATVGEIAKRFEVTAAEVRSLISFLGTAGVPGDTLSYQHEDLFDIDWDALETLDEVWLTQVIAVDAAPRFSPAETAALVAGLHALTPMLPEPGAARAQALSAKLARALGASAHALSLQQDDADARVPLLIEALHDGRVVTFGYRDAHGTATERTVEPLALNQDGDAWYLRSFCLTRQAERSFRVAQMSELRLGDPVDAGIVESGESAAPLAEAEGGESYASYELIARVPAESLGALAGFAPRVIEESAPGVLRVAIHAWHRSLALQLMRIAPGRVVIESPEAARTAVHEWASRALAAYDA, encoded by the coding sequence ATGACGAAACCCGTGCACAAAAAGTCGGCCGAGCGCGTGGTCATGCTGCTGTCAATGATCGGCTTTCTGCGTGAGCGCAACGGCGCCACTGTGGGGGAGATCGCCAAACGCTTCGAGGTGACCGCGGCCGAGGTGCGTTCGCTGATCTCGTTCTTGGGCACCGCGGGCGTGCCCGGTGACACCCTCAGCTACCAGCACGAGGATCTCTTCGACATCGACTGGGATGCCCTCGAAACGCTTGACGAGGTGTGGCTCACCCAGGTCATCGCGGTTGACGCCGCCCCCAGATTTTCGCCAGCAGAAACGGCGGCGTTGGTGGCTGGGCTGCACGCGCTCACCCCGATGCTGCCCGAGCCGGGCGCCGCACGCGCCCAGGCGCTCTCGGCGAAGCTCGCCCGCGCGCTCGGCGCTTCAGCACACGCGCTGTCGCTGCAGCAAGACGACGCCGATGCGCGGGTGCCGCTGCTGATCGAAGCGCTGCACGATGGGCGCGTGGTGACCTTTGGGTACCGTGACGCCCACGGCACCGCCACCGAGCGCACCGTAGAGCCGCTTGCGCTGAACCAAGACGGCGACGCCTGGTATCTGCGATCCTTCTGCCTCACGCGGCAGGCCGAGCGCAGCTTCAGGGTCGCGCAAATGTCTGAGCTGCGGCTCGGCGACCCGGTTGACGCGGGAATCGTTGAGTCAGGGGAGTCAGCCGCGCCATTGGCCGAAGCCGAGGGCGGCGAAAGCTACGCCAGCTACGAGCTGATCGCGCGGGTGCCGGCCGAGAGCCTGGGCGCCCTCGCGGGGTTTGCCCCGCGGGTGATCGAGGAGAGTGCCCCGGGCGTGCTGCGCGTTGCCATTCACGCCTGGCATCGCTCGCTCGCACTGCAGTTGATGCGCATTGCCCCGGGCCGCGTCGTCATCGAGTCACCCGAGGCCGCCCGCACTGCGGTGCACGAGTGGGCCAGCCGCGCCCTCGCCGCCTACGACGCCTAA
- a CDS encoding PAC2 family protein gives MSESPRPTPRVLLAAFQGWGDAGEAATDTLQHLSLRLEAEPLHSIGASGYIDFQAHRPKLTRDALGKRSLEWPETRLYGPVVRPGLIAMPAAAPAAPHTPGPVPGPGPVSVPAAEPAQAADAAALADTADTDEKDAPELPERVTRIDGSLVTELYLLAGYEPAYNWQDFADEIVDLAETWAFDTVILIGSMYAEAPHSRQIATTISSENETLRATAGAVISTYEGPVGIASIIELALCDADIPTLSLWAQVPHYVHSAPSPKATLALLDKLEELLDVVIPRGELLDQSNEWERHINRIAEGDEEMSQYIRTLERARDEALAAGTTGDAIALEFEKLLGGAIEDPDQSSAPRFPRGPEAQDPELPRDPDQM, from the coding sequence GTGTCAGAATCCCCCCGCCCCACCCCGCGCGTGCTGTTGGCCGCTTTTCAGGGCTGGGGTGACGCGGGCGAGGCCGCCACTGACACACTGCAGCACCTGTCGTTGCGGCTCGAGGCCGAGCCGCTGCACAGCATCGGCGCCTCTGGCTACATCGACTTCCAGGCGCATCGCCCCAAGCTCACGCGCGATGCGCTGGGCAAGCGCTCGCTCGAGTGGCCAGAGACTCGGCTCTACGGCCCCGTGGTGCGCCCGGGGCTCATCGCGATGCCGGCTGCGGCTCCCGCTGCACCGCACACGCCCGGCCCCGTACCCGGGCCCGGGCCGGTATCGGTGCCCGCGGCTGAGCCGGCTCAGGCCGCAGACGCCGCTGCCCTAGCTGACACCGCAGATACTGACGAGAAGGACGCCCCCGAGCTGCCCGAGCGGGTCACCCGCATCGACGGCTCCCTCGTCACCGAGCTGTACCTGTTGGCCGGGTACGAACCCGCCTACAACTGGCAAGATTTCGCCGACGAGATCGTCGACCTCGCCGAGACGTGGGCGTTTGACACGGTGATTCTCATCGGTTCGATGTACGCCGAGGCCCCGCACTCGCGCCAGATCGCGACCACCATTTCGTCTGAAAACGAAACGCTGCGGGCCACCGCCGGCGCGGTGATCAGCACGTATGAGGGCCCGGTCGGCATTGCCTCGATCATTGAGCTCGCCCTCTGCGACGCCGATATTCCCACGCTGTCGCTGTGGGCTCAGGTGCCCCACTACGTACACTCGGCGCCGTCGCCCAAGGCCACGCTCGCGCTGCTGGACAAGCTCGAAGAGCTGCTCGATGTCGTGATTCCCCGCGGCGAGCTGCTCGATCAGTCCAACGAGTGGGAGCGCCACATTAACCGCATCGCTGAGGGCGATGAGGAGATGTCGCAGTACATTCGCACGCTCGAACGCGCACGCGACGAGGCACTCGCGGCGGGCACGACGGGCGATGCGATCGCACTGGAGTTCGAGAAACTGTTGGGTGGGGCCATCGAGGACCCGGATCAGTCATCGGCTCCCCGGTTCCCCCGCGGGCCCGAAGCTCAAGATCCTGAGCTGCCCCGGGATCCGGATCAGATGTAG
- a CDS encoding tRNA (adenine-N1)-methyltransferase gives MSDSTPHAADTTTENTPALRGPLGFGDRVQLTGPKGRLNTITLVPGGEFHSHKGMIKHEEIVGLPDASVVTNSSDEEYLAMRPLLSDFVMSMPRGAAIVYPKDAAQILSLADIFPGARVVEAGVGSGALSLHLLRGIGESGELFSFERREEFAEVARANAAAYIGHAPENWTVTVGDLQEALPNTVDEGSIDRVVLDMLAPWECVDVAADVLAPGGVLICYVATVTQLSRTAEEIRRSGQYTHPQSSETMVRGWHVEGLAVRPDHRMVGHTGFLITARRLAPNTQMPALKRRASKTEFSNEDMANWLPDMVEGPTNAEGEPTWTPEAIGQWSKSDKILRKKAREAVKIATERGALPENTDDAQR, from the coding sequence GTGAGCGACTCGACCCCCCACGCTGCAGACACGACGACCGAGAACACGCCAGCGCTGCGCGGGCCGCTCGGATTTGGCGATCGCGTACAGCTGACGGGCCCCAAAGGCCGCCTCAACACGATTACCCTGGTGCCAGGTGGCGAGTTCCACAGCCACAAGGGCATGATCAAGCACGAAGAAATCGTGGGCCTGCCCGATGCCTCGGTGGTCACGAACAGCTCGGACGAAGAGTACCTGGCGATGCGCCCGCTGCTGTCTGACTTCGTGATGTCGATGCCGCGCGGTGCGGCCATCGTCTACCCGAAGGATGCGGCGCAGATCTTGTCGCTCGCCGACATTTTCCCCGGCGCACGCGTTGTTGAAGCTGGCGTGGGCTCGGGTGCGCTGTCGCTGCACCTGCTGCGCGGTATCGGCGAATCAGGTGAGCTGTTCTCCTTCGAGCGTCGCGAAGAGTTCGCCGAGGTGGCGCGCGCAAACGCCGCCGCCTACATCGGTCACGCACCCGAGAACTGGACGGTCACCGTGGGTGACCTGCAGGAGGCGCTGCCGAACACGGTTGACGAGGGCAGCATTGACCGCGTCGTGCTCGACATGCTGGCCCCGTGGGAGTGCGTTGACGTAGCAGCTGACGTACTCGCCCCCGGTGGCGTACTGATTTGCTACGTCGCCACCGTGACCCAGCTCTCACGCACGGCAGAAGAGATTCGCCGCAGCGGGCAGTACACGCACCCGCAGTCTTCAGAGACCATGGTGCGTGGCTGGCACGTTGAGGGACTGGCCGTGCGCCCCGACCACCGCATGGTCGGTCACACGGGCTTCTTGATTACGGCCCGTCGCCTGGCTCCCAACACGCAGATGCCCGCGCTGAAGCGCCGCGCGTCGAAGACCGAGTTCTCGAACGAGGACATGGCTAACTGGCTGCCCGACATGGTTGAGGGCCCCACCAACGCCGAGGGTGAGCCGACGTGGACTCCCGAGGCTATTGGCCAGTGGTCGAAGAGCGACAAGATTCTGCGCAAGAAGGCCCGCGAGGCCGTCAAGATTGCGACCGAGCGCGGCGCACTGCCCGAAAACACTGACGACGCACAGCGCTAG
- a CDS encoding HAD family hydrolase, whose translation MTETRMDNAPAAVLWDMDGTLIDSEPLWLDVEVTMLGRYGIELTDEVRDNLIGAGLRSSAQVFKDLGVPLEIDAIIAEWTDGVIAGLNTTTPDWRPGALELLADLRAQGIPSALVTMSVRKIADAVIALLPAGSFVTVVAGDEVTHEKPHPEAYLRGAAAVGVSIADCLALEDSMPGVTAGHASGAIAIGIPNLLPLDTSPAHEVWASLADHSAHTLAARFTALRTIHPYNAGDTAGTGETA comes from the coding sequence ATGACTGAGACACGTATGGACAATGCACCCGCGGCGGTGCTGTGGGACATGGATGGCACGCTGATTGATTCAGAACCACTGTGGCTTGATGTTGAGGTCACCATGCTGGGCCGCTACGGGATCGAACTCACCGACGAAGTGCGCGACAACCTCATCGGCGCTGGGCTGCGCAGCTCAGCCCAGGTCTTCAAAGACCTCGGTGTGCCGCTTGAAATCGACGCCATTATTGCTGAGTGGACCGACGGCGTGATCGCGGGGCTCAACACCACCACGCCCGATTGGCGCCCCGGCGCACTCGAATTGCTCGCTGATCTGCGCGCGCAGGGCATCCCCAGCGCGCTCGTCACGATGTCGGTGCGCAAAATCGCAGACGCGGTCATCGCCCTGCTGCCGGCCGGCAGCTTCGTGACCGTGGTCGCAGGCGACGAGGTTACCCACGAAAAGCCGCACCCCGAGGCGTATCTGCGTGGCGCGGCGGCCGTGGGCGTTTCGATCGCCGACTGCCTGGCCCTCGAAGACTCGATGCCCGGCGTCACCGCGGGGCACGCCTCGGGCGCCATAGCCATCGGTATTCCCAACCTGTTGCCGCTTGACACCTCGCCGGCCCACGAGGTGTGGGCCTCACTTGCGGATCACTCCGCCCACACTCTTGCAGCGCGTTTCACCGCACTGCGTACCATCCACCCCTACAACGCCGGTGACACCGCCGGGACTGGAGAAACCGCGTGA
- the tatC gene encoding twin-arginine translocase subunit TatC, whose protein sequence is MAKQASAERTSEGRMSLGQHLVEFRKRLMISAIAIVVALVAGWLLSTWVWNMLRKPVEDLVVAGRDATITYGDITSGFDTKIQISLFIAVLIASPVWLYQIWAFLAPGLTRREKLYGVGFLAAAVPLFLGGAYAGWTVMPNIVRLMASFQPEKDAFFLDARSYLDFAIKLLLAVGIGFVMPVLLVMLNFIGVLRGTSILKSWRIAILAIILFAGIATPAADLMSMFLLAAPIVVLYFAAAGVAILHDRRADKRRAKELAEYGIDDVPAKDEA, encoded by the coding sequence ATGGCAAAACAGGCGAGCGCCGAGCGCACCTCAGAGGGTCGCATGAGTCTCGGTCAACACCTCGTAGAATTTCGCAAACGCCTGATGATTTCGGCGATCGCGATCGTTGTGGCGCTCGTGGCTGGTTGGCTGCTGTCGACCTGGGTGTGGAACATGCTGCGCAAGCCGGTCGAAGACCTCGTGGTGGCCGGGCGCGACGCCACGATCACCTACGGTGACATCACAAGTGGCTTCGACACCAAGATTCAGATCTCACTGTTTATCGCGGTGCTGATTGCCTCGCCGGTGTGGCTCTACCAGATCTGGGCGTTTCTCGCGCCCGGCCTGACGCGCCGCGAGAAGCTCTACGGCGTCGGCTTTCTGGCCGCGGCCGTGCCGCTTTTCTTGGGCGGTGCCTACGCTGGCTGGACGGTGATGCCAAACATCGTGCGGCTGATGGCGAGCTTCCAGCCCGAGAAAGACGCGTTCTTCCTCGATGCACGCAGCTACCTTGATTTCGCGATCAAGCTGCTGCTTGCCGTGGGTATCGGCTTTGTGATGCCCGTGCTGCTCGTGATGCTGAACTTCATCGGCGTGCTGCGCGGTACATCAATTCTGAAGAGCTGGCGCATCGCGATCCTCGCGATTATTTTGTTTGCCGGTATTGCCACGCCTGCTGCCGACCTGATGAGCATGTTCTTGCTCGCCGCACCCATTGTGGTGCTCTACTTCGCGGCAGCCGGGGTGGCCATTTTGCACGACCGCAGGGCTGATAAACGCCGGGCGAAAGAACTCGCCGAATACGGCATCGACGATGTACCAGCGAAGGATGAGGCGTGA